Genomic DNA from Danaus plexippus chromosome 16 unlocalized genomic scaffold, MEX_DaPlex mxdp_23, whole genome shotgun sequence:
aAGATACACTTCAGTAAACCTACTGCTGACGCGGAGGCAGTCCTCACCTGATCTGAACTTGTATCCTGTTATCCTTGGCCAGTCGCGGCTGGAGCGCGCGCCACGTGCCGGGGGGCGCCACCGCCGCCCCTTGCCACAGGTGCCGGAGCGCCTCCAACGCGAGCGACACCGGCCCCGCGCTGGAACGCTCCCAGCGGTTCAGGAGCGACGACACCACGGGAACCAACTCCAGACCGTGACTGGACGGCCTGGAGCATGAGAGTGAGCTTAGTAAATATAGAAGAACGAGCACTCCAAGCGCTCCGCTCGCCACACGGATGTATGTTATATTCGGCTtcaaaaccaaaaataaatcgcACTTCGTGTGTATGAGAgaggagaggatgtgtgaggaACTAGGAGACCTTCAGAGAACAGCAATATATGAACGAACCGGATCTCACAGATCCGCCGCACGGCCAGCGCCTTGGCGATGTCCACCTCCCACTTGAGGTCGTGCGGGTGCAGCGACGAGTCCGACAACAACTCTTGTAAGTAAGGGAAGCAGCGCACCTGCAGCGTGACCACACATTAACACATTAATACATTAACACTCGCGTTAACATTAGTTGGAACTAAAAAACTCATTCTTCACGACTGACTGAGTTACTAATTTCATGACATTCACAAGGGTAACATTCGACAGAATCAAAAATAAGAGAAAGGTCTACAAAGACCGGTTTTCCCCTCGGATGTCTATATATGTCTCCCGCACCTGGGTCTCGGCCAGGCTGGTGTACATCATGATGAGCTGCGAGGTCGGGACTCCTTTCCTGTTCTTCAGCTTGTTGAAGATCGACACCAGCGCTGGGACGTTCTCCtggttttgatataaaacaatatcgaAATACATGATCGAttacattaaatgaaacacACAATATATAAACGAGACTCTGAAGGGACTCGCCTTGGTGGTAGCCATTAGCGGTAGACCTCTCAGGCACTCCAGCTTGACCTTGGCTCGGGGGTCGTTGGCTATTTTGTACAACAGTATGGGCAGTAGTGTGACGGACACTTCCTTCTTGAAGCCCACGAGTTGTATGAGGCCCTGGAGCGCCGCCAGCACCAGGCGCTCGTCTCCCGTCCCGTCCAGAGCCAGGCCGGCGATGAAGGGCATCAGCTCGACCTTGAGGCGGTCATCGCACCGCATCAGACCGTCGAACCACTTGCTCAGCCTGTCAGGCTCGTCTCTCAGTCGTTCCCAGGTGTCCAGCAGTTTGTAATGTATGTACAGCTTCCGGTCCACGTGGACCATCTCTTGGAAGACAGCGTTGTTTTTCATATTCGCCATGAACAGCCCCGAGTCCGGACGATTCATGCTTTGATGGATTTCCAATATTTTCGATGACACTTTGAGAGCGTTGTTGGTCAAATACGACGGTAGGTGGAGCCACTGCAGCGACAGAGCTACGAATGAGTTCAGACACAGAGTCGAGAACTCGTATTTGGTGATTATGTTCAAGCCTGTCGAAGAAGGCACCTTCTTGAAATAACTCAAcacatataacatatacaaGCATACTCACAACtgcttagaaatatttttatatattttataaatatcgtaactatataatttttttaacacaaaatataattaaatatatacttaataatctaataaaaataccaatCACTCCATggtaagttaatttaatttaaatttgctgATTAAAGTTGGTTGctgttattttaagtattattttattgtatactaACATTGAACTCACATAAATGGAACAACTCATGTAGATACAGGGCGGATGTGTGAACCAGATTTCCGCCCAGCATCATGATCACAAGCCCCGCGACCGCCGACCGCCCGCCCTCGCTCAGCACACGCTCCACGAGAGAATAACAAGGTCGAGGGTCCATACTACAACCCACATGCATGTATATATGACTGTGTAAACACATTTAAACCAAAAGAAAGAAATACGTATATGTTCACTGGAATAACACACAGTCCATGCTAAATACATCGCGACGCATGGAGagcaaacataaaaatgaatgGACTTCATCTGGAGGGATTACAGTCCTCAATAGTCCGTACATAGTACAGTGGTcagataaaacaaatataatccCCTAGAAGAAGAAGACTTTTGAGTAGAAATTCGcttttcggatttacttcgCGACTAATTTGACTTTCGGATTGACCGAGCAGCAATTAATACTGGTAAAtagataatgataaaatacgcCAAGTAAATTCGAAAAAACAGTATGATCATTTACATGGAAGATGTTCTTCTAACCCGTGTATCATCAGCTCACCGCTGGTGCGCGCAATAACGGCCAACAGAGCGGCTCCCAGCTCCGGCCGGGACCGCAGCCCCTCACTCACACAGCGATATACACTGAACGATCGCTCACAGGACGGCGCATCACGTATCTAGCACGTCCAACGAGacaagataaataatttaggtaATAGTTTGGGCAGcatacatacaaattatatatatatatatcttctaCATTCCATAGAAATGCCAAATTGTATTGAATGAAACTGAATGAGTAATTCTTCAATACTGAATCATAAATATGCTGTAATTGATCAGACTTCaaacataaacataaattatagctTTGATAAGGGCTaatcacatttaataaattttaaaaagttgctACTACCTGTTGACAACTAAGGCAGGCCACTAAGAGGTTGATTTGAGCGGCCGATTCTGGTAGACTGATCAGTAATTGCCAAGGTTTGATGCTGTTGCTGGCTTGAGGACTGCATGTCAGCCAGAGAAACACCGGCCGAAGGAGCTCCAGACTGTTTGATGCAACACTGAAATTTTTATCGCTTAATTAATATAGGATGAcggaaaatgtttaaaaatatgatcaaTCAAGTTGACACTAAAGATTTGGTACAACCTTTCTATAATTGTTTGAGAgctgttatataatttgttagtaaatagttattttaatcactGATATATTGTGTATTTCTGAAGTTAGGggaaaaatttgtttcaaatagCTGGTTATgattatacctacatatattcAGGATGTGTACACAGAGCATGCATCTGTGCTATAACATTGTCTTCTATATCTTTGTTCTTCTGAAGTATAGTGATGAAGGGGTGTTGAGGGGAACGCATTGAAAACTGGCATTTGTATGGCTGGCCAGGAATGAGCCGAGACTTCAGATCCAATATGAGCAGCCCGGCCATTGTTGATATTATTGCTGAGTAGTtgctacaaaaaaatacttgtaaatGATTGAAGATTTACgtctacatataataatacaattttacattACGGAAACATAATCCGTCAGTAAATCGTTAGTTGAAATGACATTTGTTTGTTTCACATATCATTGATAtcgaaaaattgttattagttgtataaaacaattaataaaatcagagTATTAAGTACTAACTGTGTGCTCGGGATAAGCGTTACTACGGTCGACATTGTGTGTGCAATTTCCAATACTCCTAACTCCACCAATGCCAGTAAGCCTTGGCAGGCGGTCAGGCTCACCATGTTGTCTTTTGAAGAACATTTCTCTCTCAAAAACTTCAACTCTTCATTTTCTAACACGAATTTCTGACGTTCACCAGGTTTAAACTTAGATTTAATTGTCAATATCAACTTATCTATAGCGTTGACTATAAGGACGCTGTTGTTGGTGTTTAACTTATATTCTATTTCATCCATTATGATTatctacaaaatttattttagtcgATATTTTCAAACCACACCGGCCCAAAGTAAcatctgttattaaaatttgacagACACAGTAAGTCAACGTTTATGATCAGCTGTTAGTTAACTGAAGGTTACAATCCATTCAGAATTTGAAACTTCTAAGATTtcgctatttatttttaatagcaagttacataaataatacttatgaAACATTGCTCAAACAGATTCCGTCAGAAGAATACTGAATTGCTACTTTGAAATTATACtcctttttcataattatataataatatattcgttGCTATTAAAACTCCTCTCCCTCTAACGCGGTGAACCCGCCACCCGCTCGCCCGGTGAATctatggaatgctgagaagtttcttCTCgtcctataatttttatatttattaaccttTATATTGTACAGGCTTACATCCAGCTGGTCATGATTCAATCAGGGGaattaaggttttttaattaataaagctagctttaagtaatttcattaaataggATTTACTTAatcttttacaattttatttaaataaaataaattacttacctaatgtaatttattaaataataaacataaattttattgtgttaatgaacgtaatatatgaattttatttttctcaactGACAGTGACGGATCTATCGAAGTGAATTGTGATTGATTTTGTATTCTGGAATTGTAAATAATCAGTGATTTGTACACcacaacttatatattatcgTAATTACTAGAAAAGTATCAAAATAATGGCTACTCCTCAGCGAGAaactatacaaaaacaaatccaACAGGATTGGGCGAACAGAGAGTACATAGAAGTTATAACAggaagcataaaaaaaataacagatttCCTCAATTCCTTTGGTAAGCATTTCCAATATTAGAAtgattatagtttatattttatagaactaTGCATTACCTATCTTTGAACAACTTTAATTTGTGGTCATTGGCATGAAATTATTTCAGCAGGCAAGCcagtttctttatttaatatatattaatattagttattaaatattatatagattatagatTATTGTTACTGACTTTGATTCATTGTATtctgtatttttgttaatttctaataatctGTATtgatgtgtaaaaaaataataaccacACTATTTGAAAGCTACTAGTTATTTTGGATGTGGTTCCTGACCAGGCTGATTACCAGGAAACTATAAATCTGACCAATAAATGTACAATAGAGATgaaacttcttagcattcaatggattcactgTGCAGGAGCCGGGTTCAACTACTTTTctctttcttataatttatacttaagaCTATGTAGCTGCCTTGGTATTAAGATAGCAGTCCCATCCCATTCCTTGTGAGGCATTAGGAATATTCTGGTTCACACAACCAGGAGTTTGTTCTGtaacacatatttaaaaacaattatgatATTGCACACATGATatctgtaaatttttatgataattgtgTCTTAAACATTTGTTGTGCTGCTGCCTTCCAGACATGTCCTGTAGATCGCGCTTGGCCACGTTAAATGAAAAGTTGACTTCATTGGAAAGGAAAATTGATTACTTGGAGGCTTGCGTAAGTTGCTACTGCACATAATTAACGTACTTGGAATGTTCTTcacatcttaatataaaaagcggAGTCCAGTTGTGcttttttatgtcaattatatttgatgCTCATATGTGGTCCTGGTTTGGGCAATACCACCTTCTCATCAAAGATATTTGAAGAATGATCAGTGAGTTTGCAAGTAAACCACAGTATTGGTCTTATATTTCGATTCCTTCCTATATTCCTATAGTAAAGAGGCAATGCTCATAGCATGACCTCACATCCGTATTGATATTACCAATTACCTTATAGTGAAAAACAAGTTGTtcatccttatatatataaattcgtaGAAGATTAgactaaaagtatttttttactgtatcgaaacacaaatattaggagactattttaaatcaattcaatTACGCTAAACAAAGTGTTTTCTATGTCAAAAGTGCTTGTTCTAAACACACAACCATGTTGGACTTATGCATTGATGTTATCCGTGCTTTGAAaccttcaataaaaatttcaaagatacaatatatattttttttcgtgttTCCAGGTCACCAAAGGCGAAACCCTGACGTAGATGCCATCAATCATGAATGaatgaagttatttataatttaatattgttctaTAGACAGATAAGCATTTACATGTATAATATACAAGTTTCCTTTggaataaatagtttaattttaattatatgttgtcCTTATTTTTCTGGTTACTTCATTCAATTAAGCATAGTTCATTTAATGTATAGCATTGTTTACAtttgtatacattattatatattatatattttacaaatctCTAGCAttgtgtttgaaaaaaaaaaaaattaaattaaagtgatGTCAAGAAAGAAATGACTTTATATTATGGGAATGTTTCTATTACACAGTTTTtgggtaaatatattttaatcgtaaaaataaaaaaacacagtgTTGCCAGTTGAGTAAGctgaataattgtaatatatatatatttaatgtgaaaGTTTTCACGGGAATTCCGACAAGGTTGATTTAAACGTTCCGACAAGGTTGATTTAAACGTTTTACACTGAGGGAGtgagaaagaaaaatacacaaatgGAGAAAGTAGAACAGAAAAAGAGATGGGGTCGGCATATTCCAAGCACAGGCGCATGGTATTTTTGCTTTGCAGCGAAGTAAACAGTGTGAGCGTCATGAAGTTAGCTGAATCACGTACTTATTGttctgtattaatttatttataatattcattattttttgtttcatgtgAGACACATATCATTTAGTAGggcagtattttattatcaaatgtaGTGGATAAGAATTGTTTGCATTTATGAAGTTTCATCTCCTTCGTACGGAGGGACGCCAcgcactattttttttattctgtacgTGTAATTTCAAACAGATTCAAACATGGCGGCGACGCCTTGTCCCCCGCCGCAGCTCGACGCCGCCAAAACACGGCGTGCGCTCCCACCTCTAAGGAAcagtgaatttaaaattatacaaagttACGACTTAAAGTATTcgaaaaatcatattattcaGATAGGGTTACGTAATATGTAGCCAGtatcacatttatttatttatgtaccaagaGTTACAAAATTAGTTACAAAAGAGAAGTGATTTACAAAGTGATTTACTGACAACGCAACCTTTATGCTGtacaaattagttttttttaattgcaaattttactgtatgaaaaatgttcttcggctatcaaatttattaagaagtaTATTcgtgaatttataataatagcggACGAGTTTCCTCACCGTATCCTATGAACGAGGTGCACAGCCAGTCGGGCTCCGCTGGCGGCCACGGGATGTCCCAGAGCCAGCGCGCCGCCGCTCACATTCACCTTATCCTCAGGTAGTTTCAAGAGCTTCATAGTCGCCAGAGTTTGGGAAGCGAATGTTTCGTTGATCTAATCACAAATAATGACTAAATAGAACAAATCAAATAAAGCAGATTTATAACACACGTAggcaaaattaacatatttattaattttattggaacTGTTGTACACACCTCAAATAAGTCTACATCGTCAGGTTCAAGTTTCATGACTTCCAGTAGTTTCCTGATCGCTAGAACAGCTCCGAGACCGGTTTCTACCGGATCCACACCCACGAAGGCGATCCCCACGAGACGAGCTAGAGGTCTTATGTTGCTCTCAATGATACTTCTCTCACTTGCTAACAGCAGGGCTGCAGCACCATCTGCGGCTACCTGATTATGCAGGTGTGTCATTGTTTTCTCATcaccaaataaattattagactATTCTCCTTGAATCCATTATTATTaagcagaaaataaatataattccgaCCAATCACCGCTGGTCTCACAAAAAACACTGGATTTTAATGGTTACTACTTTGTAAAACTGAGATTAAAATCTACGTCAGGATATCTTACAGCCGAGTTCAATGGAGTCACAATTTTTCCATCATCCAGAGACGCCGGTGCTTTAACATATTCCTCAATATTTCTGTTCTCATCAACACAATCATCTTCTGTTATAATAACATCCTTAACGCTGTCGGTCACTGGTGCAATTTCgtcttcaaataattttgcttcTCGAGctgaatgaaaatatagttACTACATAtagcatatatttaaaacaacagaaGGATGGCAAAAACAGAAGGGATGCTTAAGTTACCGGCTTTCCATTTCAAACGACTGCTTAAAGCGAACCTATCTACCATTTCTCTGCTTATATTATATCTCTTGGCTATATTCTCCGCAATTTGGTGCAGAGAGAGCCCGATGTGAGTGTCGACAATTTGCGTCTTAATATAGTCCTCGAAGTGATACATTTTCCCTAAAGTCGAACCGAATCTCAAGTTGCGAACCAAAAACGGGAGTGACGACATTACTTCAGTCCCGCCGGAGAGTACAACATTCGCTTGACCCGTTAAAATTTCCTGAAAACGTTTactaatagaaaaaaacatatacctatataataaattataacaagtcaatgaatatcaaatatacTATGGCTCCACTGATAATAGACTGTAATCCAGACCCACAAGTCCTATTTACACCCAAGGCAGGTTTATCAATCGATACCCCAGAATAAATACCGCAATACCGGGGAGTTTTTCCGCCATCGCATTGACTGagctgaaataattaataaataatagaatagtACGTGTATAGTGTAAcgtagtatttaattaaaataggaaagcaaataaaacaatgagcgGTTTAGATGACATATCAAAATTGTCTATTCTCTCAAGCTGATTACATAGACTATagactaacatttttatttggtttatggCTTAGGACAGATGCCTATAGATACTTTACATCTCCctttctttataaactaaacaaacttaaaaacgttttcttacattttaaaactaacttattattctttaattaacatgaatgaacataataaattttatatgacaaaacaATGACTTACTATTATGTGAATAGTAAACTAACATTAttcatctaataattaatgttgcacaagaaaatataaaatgattgtaaATTTACTGAGCACAGCTTTAATAAGTACTGatttaagtgttattaaagATCAAGTCTATTTActggttttattattctacCATATCTTGATGATCTAGGTGCTGTTGATGGTTGAGTGAGTGTTGACTCCAGCATGTGATTAGAACTACTTGGTGATGAACTTGTTGATGTCGGTTGAGACTCCAGGGCAGCAGGTGATTGTGGTGATGGAACCTGTTGTGTTGTTGGTTcttctgtatatttaatatcaggaACTACCACTCTGTTTCTGGTTATGTCTGCTTGAGTCTTGTGCAAATGACTGAAGTTTCTGCGTAGTATTTGTCCTTGATCAGTTTGGATGATAACGGATCTTGGTAAACCTTCAGGCCTTTCTAACACCCTTGCCCCCTCCCATTGACGGTGGGCAACTTTGTGTCTGACCTtctcattaatttcaaaagaatCTGGTTTTTTAGTGTGCCTATTACCATATTTGGCTTGTACTTCTCTTAGTCGTTTAAGCTCAGTGGTCActcctgttattatttttggttttaagtTGTTGTCGTTTATAGGTAATGGAGATCTGGTAATTCTGCTGTATAGACGTTGATTGGGTGAGcctaaaatatcatttcttgGAGTATTTCTCCAGTTTAATAAAGCAAGTTGGACATCAGACTTGTCCATACTgcattttttcaatatgttcTTGACTACTTGAACTGCTTTTTCAGCAAGCCCATTGCCCTGAGGGTGATGTGGACTGGAGGTGACATGGTTAAATTTCCACTCTTTTTGAAAGGCCTTGAATTCTCTGGACATGTATTGTGGTCCATTGTCAGTTTGTAGCTCTTCTGGTACTCCATGCACGGCAAACCATTGTTTCAATTGTTCTATAACTTCATACGATGACTGACCTTTTAGCTGTCGAAAATCCACATATCCGGAGTAGCTGTCACAGATTACTATGTAAGTTTTACCTTTTAGTTCAAACAGATCAGATGCAACTATTTGCCATGGAAGTGTAGGAAATTTTTTAACTAGCACTATATCTTTTATGTTATCTCTTTGTGTTTGTTCACAGATGGAGCAGGTTTTGACTAGTTTTATAATGTCGTGGTACTGTCCTTTCCAATAGAAAAGTTGTCGTGCTCTTCTTAAACAGCTGTTTATACCTGGATGTCCTTGATGAATATTCTTTAGCATTTTGGGGATCTGTAATTTAGGTaccacaattttatttcctttaaaaattataccgtTCAGATAGCTTAGttcttctttaaaattaaaatagtgttgTAGTTCTGTAGGAAGGTCCCTGACTTTGTCTGGAAATCCTTGTATTATTGTCTTAAGTAGTAACTGTGAGTGTTGGTCTTCTTTTGTGGCTGTAATTAACTCTTGTTTAGCATTTACTGACATAGGTAGTATAACTGCAACTTTCAGATTTTCTTCTTGTTCATATTTTAGATTAGAGGCATCACAGTCTCGACTAAGGAAGTCTGCCAGTGGTATCTCTgtaccttttttaaatataacttttggtGAGTATGGtgtaagattaaataatatccgtTGCAATCTTGCTGGAGCAGATTGTATGTTTTTCTTGAAGATAGACTCAAGTGGCTTATGGTCTGATTCTACTGTCAGTTCTTTGCCGTAAACATATTCGTGAAATTTCTTACATCCAAACAGTATAGCGAGTGCTTCCTTTTCGATCTGTGGATAGTTCTGTTCACATTTGGTCAACGCCCTTGCTCCGAATGCTATTGGTTGTCCTTCTTGGAGGAGTGCAGCACCAAGATTTTTTGAACTTGCGTCTACACTTAATGTTACAGGTTTATTTACATCATATAGTCTTAATACTGGAGGCCTCTGGagaacttgttttattttgttccatGTTTCTTCGTGATGAACTTCCCatataaagtttgtatttttgtgtAGCAAGTCTCTTAGTGGATTTGTTAGGTCTGACATATTCGGGATGAATTTATTTAGGTATGTGATCATTCCTAGTAGTCTCTGTAGCTCCGTTTTATTTGTTGGCGTCTTCATTGCTTGTATGGCTTCAACTTTTTCTGGGTCTGCTTCTAGTCC
This window encodes:
- the LOC116771819 gene encoding probable protein BRICK1-B, whose amino-acid sequence is MATPQRETIQKQIQQDWANREYIEVITGSIKKITDFLNSFDMSCRSRLATLNEKLTSLERKIDYLEACVTKGETLT
- the LOC116771938 gene encoding 3-ketoacyl-CoA thiolase, mitochondrial-like; its protein translation is MQCFICEVILMFNYYQLVMALATKDIFVIGAKRTPFCKFGGSLRELPASYVFASAGREVLKESGLNPSLVDCTIIGNVNFLSQCDGGKTPRYCGIYSGVSIDKPALGVNRTCGSGLQSIISGAIEILTGQANVVLSGGTEVMSSLPFLVRNLRFGSTLGKMYHFEDYIKTQIVDTHIGLSLHQIAENIAKRYNISREMVDRFALSSRLKWKAAREAKLFEDEIAPVTDSVKDVIITEDDCVDENRNIEEYVKAPASLDDGKIVTPLNSAVAADGAAALLLASERSIIESNIRPLARLVGIAFVGVDPVETGLGAVLAIRKLLEVMKLEPDDVDLFEINETFASQTLATMKLLKLPEDKVNVSGGALALGHPVAASGARLAVHLVHRIRGGSARRVLAASSCGGGQGVAAMFESV